The segment CTCCATAGAAACGGAATCGGTCGCGTAATTGTTGTGGAATTTGCTGTTGAATGTTATCTTCTGCTTCATGTTACGTTATTTTAGCAAACCTGAGTGAAAATTATTGTTCTGTGTGTAAGTTTTGAGCTCTGTCAATAAAACCAACTAAAAACTTGTGTCGTTTAGCACTAAAGCCTAGCTGAAAGTTAATCTGGAGTCTCGCAAAACAACCTATAAATGACTGGtttgcagtatttttattcagctttatgTTCCACATTATTACTTCATTGTATTTCTCTGGTTCTGATaaaatctcgaacttttttcttaataggACTCATCATACCCTGCACAGTTGAAAATGCGACTGAATCAGCATGTTGCTTGCACTTTGAATGCATTTCTAACACTGTTTTGACTCGGCGACGTCGTTGACAATTGCCCAAAATTTTTCAATGGGTTGAATCTGCATACCATACTAGCATCTAACTGAATCAGGCCAGAATATAACGTAATCTTTATGTTTACAAATGAATTGGAAAATCCGATTCTTCAAGCATTCTTCCCATGTAGGTATACACTTGCTGTCATTGTTGAGGGAATGGTGAAAGACTTCGTCTTCAGTCCACAGCTACATATACCTTTGCAGATCAGTAAACACGAACCTATACTTGCATGACACATCGCCATGCCTAATTGCAATGTAAAGTTTTTGCCCAGGAAGTTGCTTAAAATCTATTGTCACGTAGGTTTTGTCGTCCTTCAAAATACATCCGTTTACTGGCGCCGTCTTTTCGAGCGAGGATATTCCGCGTGGTTGGATAGTTGGCATCATACCAGGATGACAGGAAACGCACCTCAATATCTTCCTCCGCAGTTCTTGAACGATTTGCGATTTTCTTGAAAGCTCTTTGCCGTTTTTCCACACCAAGGTTCTCCTTCTAATACTTACCTTACACAACCTTAACATAACCTTACACACTGTTGATTTTGGCAGTTTTAGCACTTTAGCCAACTTTGATCCGGACCACTCTGGATTTTCTAGGTGCttgtgcaattttttttaacgtCGAGTTCCATTCTATACTGTTCCGCAACGTGGTGGgatattttgacgaaacttgcaGCAGTTGTTCTTTATAAACATGTAAAgaaagttatgtcaaatggttctAGTTTCTACTATAAGAGGCGTGCCGAGGACGCACGAGGGCGTCCATATTTACTTTTAGTCAGActttaaatacgactaaaacTACTATTCTCCGTAGCTTAGGAGGAGGATGATATTTGAACTTAAATCGGACTACGAACCGCAATTGAAATAAGACCGGCCTTAAAATTAACATTGAAACTGGCTGAAAAATAGACTTaggattggacttgaaatcggatgtGAATTAGACTTGCAATCGAACTTAAAATTACTTGCAATTTAACATGTAATTGGATCTAAATTAGGACTAATTTAGATTTGAAAACGGACTGTAAATGGGATTATAAATTGGACTGGAAATTccgcttgaaattgaatttgaaatcagaccagaaattagacttggaatcggatttaatgtttttttttatttatttattcagtcgagagccgggatggctcttgccgtatcaagagttCCTCTCCAtcgtactcggtcctgggctactcgtcgccaattcgttgcgcgtctcgacacaagcAAGTCGGCTttacccaccgtagtctcccaactttcgctaggtgtacgatgggaatctctccaagcagtgcctgtagctccgccactctccgctttccgtttgtactccgccaaaaataggccgcaacacctttcgttcaaaaacggcatgTGCACGTAtgtttccgtaagcaaagttacctcggaacacttgctctgcaattgtggagcacaaatagtacgcagactgcactatctcaaaaaggggagatctggttggcgtcgccgatcagggtactaggttcgtAAACATAgccatccctgattggcacatgtctcgctgcagctaccagcctgtcacttcctcaataagtgataggtaagcttgaagcgtatagtaaaacaataaaacggggcataccacaatagttcaaaataatggacgcagtggtaagagtacccaacagagaaGAAGAAgacctctctatcgcttcttggcattccccgtcaaaccaatcatttcgtgcagtCGAGggttccacacctagcaccgcggttgtggCCTctttgacggccgagcgtatctaACTCcgtccgttttcgagggtcgaggcatctagctccacagaggaagtcacagcttcatccagtatgcgcgcgtagttttcggcagttcgcgggttgtttagttccgaatgtttagccgaggagagTGACTTTGTCGCGatgtataaaccgtcgatagttttgagcgcacatgtattgctactaggtagtggtccgattcaatatccgcactccgtagggagcgtacgttggtgttcgagaaaaaccaacGCTCGATGAGAACATGGTTGATTTAGTTCGAGGTTcgctggtcaggtgatctccaggtggccttgtggatatctttgtggggaaagaaggtgctttcgatcatcaagcctcgggaagccgcaaagttgatgtattgctggccgttatcgttcgagtTGGTGTGCAGGCTGTGGGGCCCGATCACTGGTCATTGcgtccctgccgatttgggtgttcatatcctcgatgacgatcttgatgtcgcgtggtgagcagctgtcgtacgttgcctccagctgcgcatagtacgcttccttctcgtcgtcgggtctaccttcgtgtgaacAATGCACGTATATGATGGTATAGTTGAAGAAACAGCCTTCTATCCTCAACAAGCACATCCACAAGCACATCTCGTTGATagttttccagtccattacgccatcctgcattttgcccaacactacgaagcccgttcccagctcgttggtcgatccaccgctctggaaaagttggaccttgccgccacggatcctccacaccttcttgcCTTtgtgacagatctcctgcagtgccacgatcccaaactttcggggttctaactgatcgagcagcaccctgttgccaccaacgaaatttagcgatttgcagttccaggtaccaagtctccattctatgtccttatttcgtcgcctttgtccatgccgaatgctccgagtaacggagagctacatagttgagCGTTTTCAAAAATGATGAGAGATACAAAACGTtgtcggttatattgttattattGAGGGGGTTGGCAAGATCCCcaccctggctacgtggctgaatACTACTACTATTAGCAACTCTGTTCTCCTGGAAAAGTGCcgtagcataaacaaaacgatagtggtaacaagtactgaaatcaataaaaaagcagctggactCCGACGACTTTCACCTAAAAATGCGactgaaataaaaatgatttcatttgaaattgcagTTTTTAAAATTTCACGCGAAGTAGTGTCTCAAaccttatatataaaaatggatttctgtcgggatgttccttatagaatcgaaaactactgaaccaatcggcgtgaaaatttgcatgtagagggttttggggccaggaaaggttttagtgatggttagagatccctccccccactaagaggggagctcccatgcaaatgaaacacaaatttctgcataactcgagaactaatcaagcaaatggaaccaaatttggcatgtgaaggttttcgagggcaagaatattttctttggtgaattaggagccctccccactttttagaggggggggggggctcctatacaaatgaaatacaaatttcctcataactcgagaactaattaagcaaatggaacaaaatttggcgtgtgaaagttttcgagggcaagaatattttctatggtgaattaggacccctccccaatttaggaggggggctcctacacaaatgaaaaacaaatttcctcataactcgagaattaatcaatcaaatggaaccaaattgacaTGTAAGtcgttttggaggcaagattttttctatggtgaattgagacccatcttctctttagaaagcgagttatgacctatctcccctttaagagggtgagcttccatacaaatgaaatgcaaatttcctcttatctcgagaactaatcaagcaaatttaaccaaatttggcatgtggggcttttagggggcagaaatttgggggcatgtgggagattttggagtcttgaatttattttatgatagttagagacctttcagtttcacccctgtggtagggggatatggactcttatacaaataaaacagaaatttttacgaaactcaaaaactaatcgaactcgagaaattcgagactcttccataaaacattagtcaataacaagaccacaaaaactatctatagtaacactagatcactcaggacgagacggccgcgagtgttgccggcgacccgccgtcagaATCGCCGCTCACtttggggaggcaactccccgcataaatcactactgtctaggtttatttgttttcctaggtctacctgggtttcctggaacgatcGACAGCGAATAAGAAGAggttcgcgaaatggtactttccacaaaaaagttttccgggaaatggtacatttcgcttaatgtttttcgcaaaatgatattcggcgaaatgtaaTACAaacatggcgaatattactatccgctttctggctatgcattggcaagaagaatacagtatttacatttttgcaaacagaaccccgcttttgggcccaaaaactgcttccgaaattgagctCTCCGACAAAAAGTCAataactgctaatttcccgttaagccgacttaaatgcttattggcctacatttgaatagcattgctgatgcttattggttacctgggatgctttcatagttgtgtaactgccaaaatgaatcatctaaggttgaactcatcagaaacttgcaaaactcgagattgtgacaaagatcatccgagattcatgatttttgtacaacacaggttaatttgtggcaatacgaagtttgtcgggtcagctagtaacgtaATAAATAAAACTATGTATTAGAACAAGTAGATTAGACTATAGATAGTCATAGTAGAGTAAACATAGATCAGCGGATGCACCTTCTCGCAGAACTGACAACGAAATAAATTACAAAGACGCCTCAGCAACGCTTTAAACTGCTCAAGCACATGGTGAGTATAGACATGGTGAAACGCTAATGACCAACAGTAGGCGAAGTGGAGTAAAAGCTTTTGTTGTGCAGGGCAGGGGACGACACAGTGCTCTGTGACGTAGGAAGTTTGCAGCTTTTTctcattgctttggttttataAACAGCAACCTTAGCAACGATGCGTTGCTACTAAGTGTTTGCTAGCTGCACCAACAAATCACTTGGCTGATTGATGATGGAATATTTGTacgaaaaataaattcaaggtaTGTAATTCTGCAATAATATTTCTAAGTGAGTCTAATGCATTATTTTTAGGTGCAAATTCAAACGACTGTAAGCTTTTTTAAAAAAGATGCCTACGTCACAAGCTTTTCTAGCTTTTTTCAATATGACTGCTTCTGCTTTTAGGCCTTTCGTTTCACCATGCTCTATTCATCATGCTCAAGCATAGGATATTAAGACGTCATCCTTTTTTGAATATACGTTTTGACAGTTCTTTTggatacaaaaaaaatcatcttcacTGATCTATGTTTACTCTTATATTTAgaaggtgtgtgtgtgtatgttgaCTTAAAAATAGTAGTATCAAGGATTTATAAAGTTCCATACAGATTTCCGCGAAACCTACCAAAAGTCGCGGGTGGGCATCAGAGGGTTAACCTAAATCTGCCCAATGATGCCATCCGGCATAACTTGATACATTTTAAACttctagtagtagtagtagtaggggaaagccaccatcatttcaaggacttgccaatgtatgtgggtagaattacagtagatccaaatttgattatcaaatgaatttcacactaatgctgttacagaagggccaaaagggattgggcggacccacaagcagaggcacttgtgcgcattccggggttataagagtcgccttccagcattaggatccttccatgtaataatcaatttcgctataccaactttaacccacgtgatgatttgtttgttttgaattgagaagtgccatatttgcttcagacattaaggattcaggttggcaatccactccgtcatccagccttccacatttatgatatcaataatactgttaatatatgatatgatattaagatgaaatgtggtataaatgataaaaatagaacaatctcaccagcagtccttcgtatggaatagagtagcgtcctttgggttccataaatgcttcttgtttaattttaatttttaaaagttaatttaatttttcattctggtatccatgtgaagtattaaaactcgttttggccagtttttactatatagcaggagatgcttcataagctaaaacgaaaaaaataattaaaataacttattaggcttacctattagctaggccgtgtggctccgccgtctgccccaaaccgcggttttgagaccaggcatccgggaaccacccagcaacgcacctcctagcttggctactcaatagagcattaccaggtatggccacgtggaggcgctaggtaggggcttgggatggctagagctatattggacgctcatttgccttccccatttcatacccaacttgatacattttaaacttctcactataaaataaaaataaatcgctATTTCCATCATTTAGTTTAGAATTAGTTAAAATCAGACTGAATTACCCGCAAAATTCTGGGCTGATTCGGGTTAAAATCAAACCAGGATTTATGacacaattttgctttaaataGGAACAAAATAGGACTAGTTATCGGacataaaattgaattaaaaaataaccttgaaactagactttaaatttgacttaagattcgacatgattttttttaattggacttgaaattgacatGAGATTGGGTATggaattggattttaaattcaaatatcTTTTCTTCAAAATGAATTGGCCAAATGCAGTTGGACATAGAATTTTACTTGTGGTTGAATGAAATTGGAGTAGTTTGGAATACACTGAAGTCTCAATTTGCTGGATTTTCTGGACTATATTCGAAATTTACACGATTGTGCTCTACGCGTCTATATTGATTCTGTTTCTGTCATACTGTTCTAGAAACCTTTACTATTGTTGTCTATTTTACAGAGTTCTCagtcagctattagagtacaggtcaATTGCGAGACTAGTTCTATGATCCTCATTGACTCCAATAGCtgcgacgactggtttattagataAGTATCGTACCTTGAGGTCAACTTGTGCAAAAATGTACTCCAGGGATTTTGTCATATCAGTAAGTTGCATGAAATAGCAATGCATTAGATTTTGCAGGAAATTGAGAAATCATTTATTAGCATGTTTCACCCTTCATCTAAATTCACATTTTGTTTCATGCTAATGAATCAATTAGTTCATAAATATATGGCTCAAGAGAATTACCGTGTGTTGGAGGCCTAGGTCGAGAATATAAACTACATATAATTCATTTTGatgtttacaaacaaatttcaGTTGATAGTTGTGACAACTCTACTTTTAGTCTTTTTAGTGAAATAGAACGTTTTCGTAAGCATCGAGACCAGGCATGGAACCTGCTTCTTGCGATCCATCTGTTTGTCGTACGGTACAAACGATTGAAACTCATAAGCAGTTCTTCTCGTAACACCGGTCAGCAGGGTCAGCAGATCGCGCACCTTCCCGTTCTCCGTCAGCTCCTTGCACAGGGATTGAACAAACCACGAACCTTGCCGAGGGTTTCTCCACGAGTAGAACCCGTCGTACGTGGAGTACATCACCAGTAAATCGGCCATCGCCGGTATCGAATATGTTACCGGTTCATTTATCGAATCAACCACGTCCTTCGAGACGGATCGGAAGGAAACGCCCGCATCGAACTGTTCGCCGCGACAAGCTTGAATGAAGAAAAGCTTGGGCTTCCCGATCAGTGAAGGGCATGCATCGCCAACAAAATTCTTCCATAGTGATTCCACGGTGTATTTGTTATCGCTTGCGTATAGAACTCCTTGTTCACCGTGGGACATTACAACTACCAGAAGACAATCATTTTCGGTATGATTTTCACGAGAAACTTCCTTCAGTTTGTCCAAGAGCTCTTTGCGATTAAGGTCATCAAAAACTCGCACATCAAAATCAAGATTTTTCAGCACGTTGCAAATGTCATCCCGATCTTTATCGGTTCCATTGCGTTTGGCCATGGTTGAGAAATTCATATGGCAGAAGACTAGTGCAACTCCTCGGTTGGTATTGGTCGTGTCGTAGTACTCATCTTGGGCCGGTCTGGATGTCGCCACTTGTGCGCTCGATGGCACGTCAGTGCTTTTGGATCTAAAAATAATGTGACCTCCGTGAGTAATTTGAACAAAAACATACCACTTTGATGACTAACTTGCTACCAAAACCGAGAACGTCCAGCTCATCATTCACCTgtgtttgattttgattttccaTGCTGATTCACTTAACACTTTCACGACCGATTAAGACCAACTTCTATATTTTTGATACTGATTTAATTGCGGGTTCTTTCAGCTCCTATGCTATAGCAGGTATTGGTGCATTCGAATCAAGCACGGAATCGAAACGGTTGACTGATAAGAATGGATAGTGTGTTTTTTTTCTATCGCTATCTAACCGCAGAGTGTAAAGTAAGATAAGCGCGGCTGGAGCCGCGAAAGCATCGATAACAACGCGAACCGGGCGGCGGCGAACCGGGGTTTCAGTGCTGAACGTTGGATGGCACCAGTGGTTAGTAGCGTGTTTTTTATCAATTTGGGTTAGTTCTTaggtgaaataaaattttagttAATAAAAATATACTAAGAGGGCAaagctttattttattttagggCTCAATGAAACCATTAAATAAAGAGAGATTTGGATTGATTCGATTTTACGTGGTTTTGTTAGGAAAATGTCGTTCAGCAgtgaaatttatgaaaaactgCAGTCATAACTAACAAAATACTCGTTCTGAACTATAAACTACTTTATATGGTAGCACAAGGGTTTCATTTGGGTCCATTTCTTTTCATTCTCTTTGTcgatcaaattttttttaaattacttgaaataaaatgaagaaaatcaCCAAAGCTTGCCAATTTGTCTGGAGTAAAAGAGGAAACAACGCGAGAGAGGATTAAAGGTGTGCTGCGCATTGAACGCGGGTTGATTTGAAATAGCTTGTAGGCTTCAACGGATGTATTTGCAAGAGTTTTTCGCGGCAAACGAGGCATGCGTGGATAAATATCTCTATAATACTTCCTTCAAATGAAAAACGCTTAGTTTGGCTATcctcattttccattttcccaattttgaattttgcgtTTTCAACAGATTGTTTCAAATCCTAGTTTCGATGGATTGA is part of the Sabethes cyaneus chromosome 2, idSabCyanKW18_F2, whole genome shotgun sequence genome and harbors:
- the LOC128735504 gene encoding caspase-like gives rise to the protein MENQNQTQVNDELDVLGFGSKSKSTDVPSSAQVATSRPAQDEYYDTTNTNRGVALVFCHMNFSTMAKRNGTDKDRDDICNVLKNLDFDVRVFDDLNRKELLDKLKEVSRENHTENDCLLVVVMSHGEQGVLYASDNKYTVESLWKNFVGDACPSLIGKPKLFFIQACRGEQFDAGVSFRSVSKDVVDSINEPVTYSIPAMADLLVMYSTYDGFYSWRNPRQGSWFVQSLCKELTENGKVRDLLTLLTGVTRRTAYEFQSFVPYDKQMDRKKQVPCLVSMLTKTFYFTKKTKSRVVTTIN